The following coding sequences lie in one Anomaloglossus baeobatrachus isolate aAnoBae1 chromosome 7, aAnoBae1.hap1, whole genome shotgun sequence genomic window:
- the LOC142246653 gene encoding general transcription factor II-I repeat domain-containing protein 2-like — MSTAKKAKTDSGRSFQEVWTESFGVIERSGKALCTLCNESVVCRTSSVRRHFDTNHKNVAQLSETERKEFLEGKLRKYNSQSLSFCNYLSPSRTNHLTAASFQMSLVLAKHGKPLSDGEIIKAAMLSGSNSLFHDLPNKDQISQRISEMPLSRNTVKDRVQRMASDVSQQLTTDLQKAACYSMCLDESTDVKNHARLAVILRYAAGDTMREELVKLLSLPERTQGIDIHNAVMEAFLSQDIRPEKVVSITSDGAPSMVGKSAGFIQFFVKEIKHEVIQFHCIIHQEALCARESSKKFEDVLKDVTKMVNYIIARALNSRQFQALLEEVQAQYNCLLMYNNVRWLSRGQVLERFVACLEEIRLFMNEKGQEYPQLTDMAWLTNLMFFTDFTLHFNVLNKQLQGVAVGKTAERMFFDIKTFERKLQVFERDIESGQLKYFPNLKMHLENSTFVDSLTSHQEIYKEFSSIVRAAKVNFSNRFLQFRKMETTLCFLTFPERAKFEDIDLSCLQWLDLGNLEMELLEFQESSIWKNKFCDLRETLEKIEGMTKDSPVSSENEILKVWNSLPNNFKSMKALGIALLNLFGSSYSCEQLFSALNYIKSDIRNRLIDDLSAACVALKLTKYEPRVDKLSACMQQQKSH, encoded by the coding sequence ATGAGTacagcaaaaaaagcaaaaacagataGTGGAAGATCATTCCAAGAGGTCTGGACAGAGTCATTTGGAGTTATTGAACGCAGTGGGAAAGCGTTATGTACTCTGTGTAATGAAAGTGTTGTGTGTCGCACATCAAGTGTCAGACGGCACTTTGACaccaaccacaaaaatgttgcccaACTAAGTGAAACTGAACGAAAAGAGTTTCTTGAAGGCAAATTGAGAAAATATAATTCCCAGTCTCTTAGTTTTTGCAACTATCTTTCTCCAAGTAGAACAAATCATCTGACAGCTGCCAGTTTTCAAATGTCCCTGGTCTTAGCAAAACATGGTAAGCCCCTCTCTGATGGGGAAATTATCAAAGCAGCCATGTTGTCTGGGAGTAATTCTCTTTTTCATGATTTGCCAAATAAAGATCAAATTAGTCAACGCATCTCTGAGATGCCACTTAGCAGAAATACTGTTAAAGATCGAGTCCAGCGCATGGCAAGTGATGTTAGTCAGCAGCTCACCACTGACCTACAAAAGGCAGCTTGTTACTCAATGTGCTTGGATGAAAGCACAGATGTAAAAAATCACGCAAGACTAGCAGTAATTTTGCGTTATGCTGCTGGTGACACTATGAGAGAGGAGCTGGTGAAACTGTTATCCTTGCCTGAAAGAACACAAGGGATAGATATCCACAATGCTGTGATGGAGGCTTTTTTGTCACAAGACATAAGACCAGAAAAAGTTGTTTCAATTACTAGTGATGGGGCACCTTCTATGGTGGGTAAATCAGCTGGTTTCATACAGTTCTTTGTTAAAGAAATAAAACATGAAGTCATTCAGTTCCATTGTATTATACATCAAGAAGCTCTCTGTGCCAGGGAAAGTAGCAAAAAATTTGAGGATGTCCTTAAAGATGTCACAAAAATGGTTAATTACATCATAGCTCGTGCTCTAAATTCTCGACAATTTCAAGCacttcttgaggaggttcaggcacAGTATAATTGCTTACTTATGTACAATAATGTCCGGTGGCTGAGCAGAGGACAAGTCCTGGAGAGATTTGTAGCTTGCTTGGAAGAAATTAGGCTGTTTATGAATGAAAAAGGGCAGGAATATCCACAGCTCACTGATATGGCCTGGCTTACCAACCTCATGTTTTTCACAGATTTTACACTACACTTCAATGTACTGAATAAACAACTACAAGGTGtagctgtagggaaaacagcagaaAGAATGTTTTTTGATATTAAAACATTTGAGAGAAAACTTCAGGTTTTTGAAAGAGACATTGAAAGTGGGCAACTGAAATATTTTCCAAATCTAAAAATGCATTTAGAAAATTCTACATTTGTAGACAGTCTCACCAGCCATCAAGAAATCTACAAGGAATTTTCTAGCATTGTACGAGCTGCAAAGGTCAATTTTAGTAACAGATTTTTACAGTTCCGTAAAATGGAGACAACTCtgtgttttctgacatttccaGAGAGAGCCAAATTTGAAGATATTGATCTTTCCTGCTTACAATGGTTAGATTTAGGGAATCTTGAAATGGAGCTATTGGAATTTCAAGAAAGCTCTATCTGGAAAAATAAATTCTGTGACCTGCGTGAAACACTTGAGAAGATAGAAGGAATGACAAAGGACAGCCCAGTTAGTTCAGAAAATGAAATCCTTAAAGTGTGGAATTCTCTGCCAAATAATTTTAAGTCAATGAAAGCACTTGGGATTGCTTTACTTAACCTGTTTGGGTCGTCATATTCTTGTGAGCAGCTGTTTTCAGCTTTGAATTATATCAAATCTGACATTAGAAACAGACTAATAGATGACCTGAGTGCAGCATGTGTTGCCCTCAAACTTACAAAGTATGAGCCAAGGGTAGACAAGTTATCAGCATGCATGCAACAGCAAAAATCACATTAA